The following coding sequences are from one Devosia yakushimensis window:
- a CDS encoding urate hydroxylase PuuD has product MGDFAIFYEWLMFAVRWLHVITAIAWIGSSFYFIALDLGLRKTPSLPPLAHGEEWQVHGGGFYHVQKYLVAPEFLPEHLTWFKWESYWTWFSGFMLLVLVYYVGADIYLIDRTVLDLPQWGGIALSLASIVLGWVLYDSLCKSPIGQSTTGLMLVLFAILVAMSWGYTQIFTGRAAMLHMGAFTATIMAANVAMIIIPNQKIVVADLKAGRVPDAKYGKIAKQRSLHNNYLTLPVIFFMLSSHYPLAFATQWNWIIASLIFLVGVVIRHYFNTRHARKGNPHWTWAVAVVLFLIIAWLSTAPKLPGSAGEEVASRAAEPFLAAGHFAEASLTVQTRCAMCHTAEPAWPGIYEAPKNVILDNDIAVANHARDIAIQAGYSHAMPPGNATEMTLGERALLVEWFREGSGQ; this is encoded by the coding sequence ATGGGCGATTTTGCAATTTTCTATGAATGGCTGATGTTTGCAGTCCGGTGGCTGCATGTCATCACCGCGATCGCCTGGATCGGCTCGTCGTTTTATTTCATCGCGCTCGATTTGGGCCTGCGCAAGACGCCGAGCCTGCCCCCGCTCGCCCATGGCGAGGAATGGCAGGTGCATGGCGGGGGGTTCTATCACGTCCAGAAATATCTGGTGGCGCCCGAATTCCTGCCTGAGCACCTGACCTGGTTCAAATGGGAAAGCTATTGGACCTGGTTTTCCGGCTTCATGCTGCTGGTGCTGGTCTATTATGTCGGCGCCGATATCTATCTCATCGACCGCACAGTGCTCGACCTGCCGCAATGGGGTGGGATAGCCCTGTCGCTGGCCTCGATCGTATTGGGCTGGGTGCTCTACGATAGCCTGTGCAAATCCCCCATCGGGCAATCGACCACCGGGCTGATGCTGGTGCTGTTCGCCATTCTGGTCGCGATGAGCTGGGGCTATACCCAGATCTTCACCGGCCGCGCGGCCATGCTGCATATGGGCGCCTTCACCGCGACCATCATGGCGGCCAATGTGGCCATGATCATCATCCCCAATCAGAAAATCGTGGTGGCCGATCTCAAGGCCGGCCGGGTGCCCGATGCCAAATATGGCAAGATCGCCAAGCAGCGGAGCCTGCACAACAACTACCTGACGCTGCCCGTCATTTTCTTCATGCTCTCGTCCCACTATCCGCTGGCCTTTGCCACGCAGTGGAACTGGATCATCGCTTCGCTGATCTTCCTAGTCGGGGTGGTTATCCGGCACTATTTCAACACGCGCCATGCCCGCAAGGGCAATCCGCACTGGACCTGGGCGGTGGCCGTGGTGCTGTTCCTGATCATTGCGTGGCTCTCCACCGCGCCCAAGCTGCCGGGCTCGGCGGGAGAGGAGGTGGCGTCTCGGGCGGCCGAACCCTTTCTCGCAGCAGGCCATTTCGCTGAGGCCAGCCTGACCGTGCAGACCCGCTGCGCCATGTGCCACACCGCCGAACCCGCCTGGCCGGGCATTTATGAAGCACCCAAAAATGTCATTCTCGACAATGATATTGCGGTGGCCAATCACGCTAGGGATATCGCCATCCAGGCCGGCTATTCGCACGCCATGCCGCCCGGCAATGCCACCGAAATGACCCTGGGCGAACGGGCCTTGCTGGTCGAGTGGTTCCGCGAAGGCTCGGGCCAATGA
- the guaD gene encoding guanine deaminase, with product MNRTILRGRVLSFVSEPQGIDDTASYRYFADGMVVIADGKVASVGDYDAGVAGDAEIIDHRPHLILPGFIDLHLHYVQSQMIASYAGSLLEWLNTYTFVEEQKFSQQGHAGAVAAAFYDELIRNGTTTAVAYCSSHPRSVDAYFAEAEKRNMLMVGGKVMMDRNAPEALCDTAQSGYDDTRLLIERWHGRGRGLYAISPRFVITSTPAQLEASRALVVEHPECYVQTHLSENAAEISFSMELYPDSPDYTGIYEDYGLLGPKTLLGHSIHLNHRETQVLAETQSVAVFCPTSNLFLGSGLFDRDRLAKAGVRIGIATDIGGGTNYGMLATLDEGYKVLQLRGQRLTPLNSFYMATLGNARALSLEGTIGSIAPGNAADLVVLDASATPAMRLRMETVTSLVEELFLLQTLGDDRSIAEVYVAGAQAKSTLGGL from the coding sequence ATGAACCGGACCATTCTGCGCGGCCGGGTGCTGAGCTTTGTCAGCGAGCCGCAGGGCATTGATGACACGGCGAGCTATCGCTATTTCGCCGATGGCATGGTGGTCATTGCCGATGGCAAAGTGGCGAGCGTTGGCGATTACGATGCCGGTGTGGCGGGCGATGCCGAGATCATCGACCATCGGCCCCATCTGATCCTGCCCGGCTTTATCGATCTGCATCTGCATTATGTGCAAAGCCAGATGATCGCCTCCTATGCCGGCTCGCTGCTCGAATGGCTCAATACTTACACCTTTGTGGAAGAGCAGAAATTCAGCCAGCAGGGCCATGCCGGCGCTGTTGCGGCGGCCTTTTATGACGAGCTGATCCGCAATGGCACGACGACGGCCGTGGCCTATTGCTCGAGCCATCCGCGCTCGGTCGATGCCTATTTTGCCGAGGCCGAAAAGCGCAATATGCTGATGGTGGGCGGCAAGGTGATGATGGATCGCAATGCGCCCGAAGCGCTGTGCGACACCGCCCAATCGGGCTATGACGATACCAGGCTTTTGATCGAGCGCTGGCATGGGCGGGGCCGGGGGCTTTATGCCATCTCGCCGCGCTTTGTCATTACCTCGACCCCGGCGCAGCTGGAGGCGTCGCGGGCGCTCGTGGTCGAGCATCCCGAGTGCTATGTGCAGACCCATCTGAGCGAAAACGCCGCTGAAATCAGCTTCTCGATGGAGCTTTATCCGGATTCCCCCGACTATACCGGCATTTACGAGGATTATGGCCTGCTCGGCCCCAAGACCCTGTTGGGTCACTCCATCCATCTCAATCACCGCGAAACGCAGGTGCTGGCCGAGACGCAATCGGTGGCAGTGTTCTGCCCGACATCGAACCTGTTCCTGGGAAGTGGCTTGTTCGACCGCGACCGATTGGCCAAGGCCGGGGTGCGGATCGGCATTGCCACCGACATTGGCGGCGGCACCAATTACGGCATGCTGGCGACGCTGGACGAAGGCTACAAGGTGCTGCAATTGCGCGGCCAGCGGCTGACCCCGCTCAATTCCTTCTATATGGCGACCTTGGGCAATGCCCGGGCGCTCTCGCTCGAAGGCACAATCGGGTCCATCGCGCCGGGCAATGCCGCCGATCTGGTCGTGCTTGATGCCAGCGCCACGCCCGCCATGCGGCTGCGCATGGAGACGGTCACCAGTCTGGTCGAAGAGCTCTTCCTGCTCCAGACCCTGGGCGATGATCGCTCCATTGCTGAGGTCTATGTCGCTGGCGCACAGGCCAAGTCAACTTTAGGCGGGTTGTGA
- a CDS encoding malate synthase G produces the protein MSHYLTKSTLSVHPLLVDFVEKEALPGLSVSADQFWSGFAALVAEHGPTNAALLAKREDLQGRIDDWHRRYGPVANNPQGYEFFLKDIGYVVPEPTDFSIETTGLDPEITTLCGPQLVVPVSNARYALNAANARWGSLYDALYGTDVIERSGDLAPGKAYNAARGAAVVDRAASFLDEAFPLESGSHRDATGYHVIKEDGVRRFVVDTASGRTALKDPTAFVGYGGSEAKGELVLRHHGLHAILVIEPGSVIGGAHKAGLSDIIVEAALTTIQDCEDSVAAVDAEDKVGVYRNWLGLMNGSLQDTFEKGGRQITRKLNADRSYKDVNGAPLVLKGRSLLLVRNVGHLMTTDAVLFDGKPIGEGLMDAALTVLCAMHDTLNSATGAIYIVKPKMHGPEEVAFACAIFASVEKLLGLAPLTIKIGIMDEERRTSANLKAAIHAARERVFFINTGFLDRTGDEIHTSMEAGPVLRKDEIKSERWIASYEDRNVLIGLACGLSGKAQIGKGMWARPDDMAAMMAAKSGHPNAGANTAWVPSPTAATLHALHYHQIDVFEAQQRRHNQPVPPLAELFSMPIQVPYSLSREEITRELENNAQGILGYVVRWVQQGVGCSKVPDINNVGLMEDRATCRISSQAVANWLRHGLVSKDEVTSVFERMAGVVDQQNEGDPLYRPMAENFQSVAFQAALDLALHGADQPSGYTEPLLHAARRKVKAREAERG, from the coding sequence ATGAGCCACTATCTGACGAAATCGACCCTTTCAGTTCACCCTCTGCTGGTCGATTTTGTTGAGAAAGAAGCGCTCCCGGGCCTCTCCGTTTCGGCCGATCAATTCTGGTCTGGCTTTGCCGCGCTGGTGGCCGAACATGGCCCCACCAATGCCGCTCTGCTCGCCAAGCGCGAGGATTTGCAGGGCCGGATCGATGATTGGCATCGCCGCTATGGCCCGGTCGCTAACAATCCCCAGGGCTACGAATTCTTCCTCAAGGATATCGGCTATGTGGTGCCCGAGCCGACTGATTTCAGCATTGAAACCACGGGCCTCGACCCCGAAATCACCACGCTTTGCGGCCCGCAGCTGGTGGTTCCGGTCAGCAATGCGCGTTATGCGCTCAACGCCGCCAATGCGCGCTGGGGCAGCCTTTACGACGCGCTGTACGGCACCGACGTTATCGAGCGCAGCGGCGATCTCGCGCCGGGCAAGGCCTACAATGCGGCGCGCGGCGCAGCCGTGGTCGATCGGGCCGCGAGTTTCCTCGACGAGGCTTTCCCGCTTGAAAGCGGCAGCCATCGCGACGCCACTGGCTATCATGTGATCAAGGAAGATGGCGTCCGCCGCTTCGTCGTCGATACCGCTTCGGGCCGCACCGCCCTCAAGGACCCTACCGCTTTTGTTGGTTATGGCGGCAGTGAGGCCAAGGGCGAGCTGGTGCTGCGCCACCATGGCCTGCATGCCATTCTGGTGATCGAGCCGGGCAGCGTCATCGGCGGAGCGCATAAAGCCGGCCTCAGCGACATCATTGTCGAAGCTGCGCTCACCACGATTCAGGATTGCGAAGACTCGGTTGCCGCCGTCGATGCCGAAGACAAGGTCGGGGTCTATCGCAATTGGCTGGGCCTGATGAATGGCAGTCTGCAGGACACATTCGAAAAGGGCGGACGCCAGATCACCCGCAAGCTCAATGCCGACCGCAGCTACAAGGACGTCAACGGCGCTCCGCTGGTGCTCAAGGGCCGGTCGCTGCTGCTGGTGCGCAATGTCGGCCACCTGATGACGACTGATGCCGTGTTGTTCGATGGCAAGCCGATTGGCGAAGGACTGATGGATGCCGCGCTGACCGTGTTGTGCGCCATGCATGACACGCTCAACAGCGCCACTGGTGCGATCTATATCGTCAAGCCGAAGATGCATGGCCCCGAAGAGGTGGCCTTTGCCTGCGCGATTTTTGCCTCGGTGGAAAAGCTGCTGGGCCTGGCCCCGCTCACCATCAAGATCGGCATTATGGACGAGGAGCGCCGCACTTCGGCTAATCTGAAAGCCGCGATCCATGCCGCCCGCGAGCGGGTGTTCTTCATCAATACCGGTTTCCTCGACCGCACCGGCGACGAGATCCATACCTCGATGGAAGCCGGCCCGGTGCTGCGCAAGGACGAGATCAAGTCCGAGCGCTGGATTGCCTCCTATGAGGATCGCAATGTGCTGATCGGGCTGGCCTGTGGCCTCAGCGGCAAGGCGCAGATCGGCAAGGGCATGTGGGCGCGGCCCGACGATATGGCGGCGATGATGGCGGCCAAATCGGGCCATCCCAATGCCGGCGCCAATACCGCCTGGGTGCCCTCGCCGACGGCGGCGACGCTGCATGCGCTGCATTATCACCAGATCGACGTGTTCGAGGCGCAGCAGCGCCGCCACAACCAGCCCGTGCCGCCGCTAGCGGAGCTGTTCTCCATGCCGATCCAGGTGCCTTATTCGCTGAGCCGGGAAGAAATCACCCGCGAGCTGGAGAACAATGCGCAGGGCATTCTGGGCTATGTGGTGCGCTGGGTGCAGCAGGGTGTGGGCTGTTCCAAAGTACCCGACATCAACAATGTCGGCCTGATGGAAGACCGCGCCACCTGCCGGATTTCCTCGCAGGCGGTGGCCAATTGGCTGCGCCATGGCCTGGTTTCCAAAGACGAAGTCACCTCAGTCTTCGAGCGCATGGCCGGCGTGGTCGATCAGCAGAATGAAGGCGA